Proteins co-encoded in one Malus domestica chromosome 09, GDT2T_hap1 genomic window:
- the LOC103421435 gene encoding WD repeat-containing protein LWD1, translating to MGASRNSDPNQDGSDEQQKRSEIYTYDAPWHIYAMNWSVRRDKKYRLAIASLLEQYPNRVEIVQLDDSNGEIRSDPNLSFEHPYPPTKTIFIPDKECQKPDLLATSSDFLRVWRISGDEDDSDSSSSVELKSLLNGNKNSEFCGPITSFDWNEAEPKRIGTSSIDTTCTIWDIEREAVDTQLIAHDKEVYDIAWGGVGVFASVSADGSVRVFDLRDKEHSTIIYESSEPDTPLVRLGWNKQDPRYMATIIMDSAKVVVLDIRFPTLPVVELQRHQSSVNAVAWAPHSSCHICTAGDDSQALIWDLSSMGQPVEGGLDPILAYTAGAEIEQLQWSSSQPDWVAIAFSTKLQILRV from the coding sequence atGGGAGCGAGTAGAAATAGCGACCCGAATCAGGACGGGTCAGATGAGCAGCAGAAACGATCGGAGATCTACACCTACGATGCGCCGTGGCACATCTACGCCATGAACTGGAGCGTCCGTCGGGACAAGAAGTACCGGCTGGCCATCGCCAGCCTCCTCGAGCAGTACCCAAACCGAGTGGAGATCGTGCAGCTGGACGACTCAAACGGGGAGATCCGGTCGGACCCCAACCTGTCCTTCGAGCACCCGTACCCGCCAACCAAGACCATCTTCATCCCGGACAAGGAGTGCCAGAAGCCAGACCTGCTGGCCACCTCCAGCGATTTCCTCCGGGTGTGGCGCATCTCGGGGGATGAGGACGACTCGGACTCCTCGTCGTCTGTGGAGCTCAAGTCCCTCCTCAACGGCAACAAGAATTCCGAGTTCTGCGGGCCCATCACCTCCTTCGACTGGAACGAGGCGGAACCCAAGCGCATCGGCACCTCCTCCATCGACACCACGTGCACCATCTGGGACATCGAGCGCGAGGCCGTGGACACCCAGCTCATCGCCCACGACAAGGAGGTGTACGACATCGCTTGGGGCGGCGTCGGTGTATTCGCCTCCGTCTCAGCGGACGGCTCCGTGAGAGTGTTTGACCTGCGCGACAAGGAGCACTCCACCATCATTTACGAGAGCTCGGAGCCGGACACCCCCTTGGTCCGCCTGGGATGGAACAAGCAGGACCCCAGGTACATGGCTACCATCATCATGGACAGCGCCAAGGTGGTCGTCCTCGACATCCGCTTCCCGACCCTCCCCGTGGTCGAGTTGCAGAGGCACCAGTCCAGCGTCAACGCCGTTGCCTGGGCCCCACACAGCTCTTGCCACATCTGCACCGCCGGTGATGACTCCCAGGCCCTTATCTGGGACCTCTCCTCCATGGGCCAGCCAGTGGAGGGCGGCCTTGATCCCATTCTGGCCTACACAGCTGGGGCTGAAATCGAGCAGCTGCAGTGGTCCTCTTCCCAACCTGATTGGGTTGCAATTGCCTTCTCTACCAAGCTTCAGATACTCAGGGTATGA